A window from Drosophila nasuta strain 15112-1781.00 chromosome 3, ASM2355853v1, whole genome shotgun sequence encodes these proteins:
- the LOC132789124 gene encoding Ig-like and fibronectin type-III domain-containing protein 2: MLKPFGLKIITICLLFTNVNSGVPIGTGGPSQIFENKDGLLTCVVSENVANNTVIWKKGDEILTAGSVRVTNDNRVRVLHDGSPKGRNLETGGEVWVLLIKDLKTSDSGAYICELNSDPVLRSIHILTVKEVSQGNSTDTATAESSDVFLLPPPLNAQDNRSFWRPSQSPPVFTHDFTECCERANVSTQCMGFCNVHNILDGTTDVDPEACEKDFPSIVKCMADGRNHVPCCVEKQIPDLCQDMCRGEYTPFTDRLKTRVSCVHHTLSGLQCILKGVQQIPSMPVQLSVDQVRERSVNISWSPPQKLADQVSHYTVNLTTLHSFDEDELSGEVRRKSLESTEQQEMELTKLYNVPANQTYLYLDSLSPLTMYAVILTAVNEYGSSLPNERLRFFTHTSASVAETQAGNTDKQVMPTLPDIRGCCESSGMTHRLCMDKMCDPEKADQATLPDLMVCAPWSNITFTCLANNIDHTPCCRARGIPSACFPLCAGKLTSLDFSLFKCLRFMSEYSSCLFQGYGVLADPPSKLRTVAKTDSFVILDWNKPKRLADTVTTFHVKFRRLGVGDDYLTVEKRQPPLILEGLEADIYYEFYVVSINAYGKSEPSPRLITRTLAAELDLTPVAKYNMSTCCQASGLLPQCAPLCSYNIRLSDIENLGPTCRAQMPILARCAAGGRDHSPCCSRRGVINACMPLCRGVMPLALSTKSTAATAASTAAGIGTLTSTGSSTLASNVPDCLSYAGNILQCFEEGTNNIPGPPEDVHATSVTSRSISLAWTPPTVETASASSSATAATPVDMITGDELAAAAGIVAGDVATAAETSTTTTSKSADTASATNADDIDFVVQYGRVNNMTMYETIAKLENELTTNETSIDLTNLDENTLYRITVVARGKFGTSLPASMLLLNTSSVASENVQHSNDTWGAPSPPHSLTVLTHSATWMQLTWQPPEYSHPHERITYRVYHKMMKTDGFTKIETKLAWLRLTNLKPSSQHVLYVEAVGERASSLPSETLVAWTDPALPAFVDPPTVHPADNIPEGGSMTILCLALGNPAPTISLYVGGHLVRQDTSRHMVTVIHNVSADMEHVSCYADNGYGVPMQATRRVNICYPPKIQAAGITVASVGDEVELRCTVDSKPAPKTIFWRDHDGRVPVPQGGNYYVSVANVSTIYTMSLRISKLQANDVGDYFCHAENPFGSSTTPVSVRIRNTPSLNRNVSQCCAEQNVSLACRDACTYYVDFDAIANRPECIVDFDKLMKCAADGSDHRSCCAEEHVPRKCLNWCRGETVRAKEICSLQYSRTIIGCFEKNRDRLPGPPENIVVSVMSDNEVNIKWDAPTKNPNAVDGYRIYYHEAAVVPPTSSPSESSMEPASTSDTMNNATSMGNGNSNNNQIMLAGVLEIKRIDVKDTTISINGLKKDVLYELVVKAGNSYGASVLTDPIRFTLGEQHVTSATSSYSSAVGTISGIVASILAILLAAAAIVFYRRHRSHHGKAGNGNVAFENPTYTRGLEQVQLPTVTSAITTQQHQQQPHNNGSNHTQGSNSNSQSHSHSHSSHSHNGNGYGVAATMTTSTSTATATPDTGTTANGSRHHQSNGHRNGLSDAAHHFHNPLSNTQCNEVNPSIYEELKLGQEGAGFKKLVP, encoded by the exons ATGCTTAAGCCATTCGGGTTAAAAATTATAACGATATGTCTTTTATTTACGAATGTTAATTCAGGTGTGCCAATTG GAACTGGTGGCCCATCGCAAATATTCGAGAACAAGGATGGCCTGTTAACCTGCGTGGTCTCCGAGAATGTGGCCAACAACACGGTGATATGGAAGAAGGGTGACGAGATTTTAACAGCTGGCTCAGTCCGCGTCACAAATGATAATCGTGTGAGAGTTTTGCATGATGGAA GCCCAAAGGGACGCAATTTGGAGACGGGCGGAGAGGTCTGGGTGCTGTTGATCAAGGACCTAAAGACAAGTGATTCTGGTGCCTATATCTGCGAGTTGAACTCGGATCCTGTGTTGCGCAGCATACACATATTGACAG TCAAGGAGGTGTCGCAGGGCAACAGCACAGACACAGCAACGGCCGAGTCAAGTGACGTGTTCCTGTTGCCGCCACCACTCAATGCCCAGGACAATCGCAGTTTCTGGCGACCGAGTCAAAGTCCGCCAGTGTTCACACATGACTTCACCGAGTGCTGTGAGCGCGCCAATGTGTCCACGCAGTGCATGGGTTTTTGCAATGTGCACAACATCCTCGACGGCACCACGGATGTGGATCCCGAGGCCTGCGAAAAGGACTTTCCCAGTATTGTCAAGTGCATGGCCGATGGTCGCAATCATGTGCCCTGTTGCGTTGAGAAGCAAATACCCGATCTCTGCCAGGATATGTGCCGCGGCGAATACACCCCATTCACCGACCGCCTAAAGACGCGTGTCTCCTGCGTGCACCACACACTGAGTGGGCTGCAGTGCATTCTGAAGGGTGTGCAACAGATACCCAGCATGCCGGTTCAACTCTCTGTGGATCAGGTGCGTGAAAGGAGTGTGAACATCAGTTGGTCGCCGCCACAAAAGCTGGCCGATCAGGTCAGTCATTATACGGTGAATCTGACAACATTGCATAGCTTCGATGAGGACGAGTTAAGCGGTGAGGTTAGACGAAAGTCGCTGGAGTCAACGGAACAGCAGGAAATGGAACTGACGAAGCTCTACAATGTGCCCGCCAATCAGACGTATCTCTATCTGGACTCACTGTCGCCGCTGACCATGTATGCTGTCATTCTGACTGCGGTCAATGAGTATGGCTCCAGTTTGCCCAACGAACGTCTGCGGTTCTTTACCCATACCAGTGCTTCGGTGGCGGAGACACAGGCGGGCAACACCGACAAGCAGGTGATGCCCACGTTGCCTGACATTCGGGGATGCTGCGAGTCGAGTGGCATGACGCATCGTCTGTGCATGGACAAGATGTGTGATCCAGAGAAGGCGGATCAGGCGACGTTGCCTGACCTCATGGTCTGTGCGCCCTGGTCGAACATTACCTTCACTTGCTTGGCCAACAATATTGatcatacgccatgttgtcGTGCCAGAGGAATTCCATCGGCTTGTTTCCCGCTCTGCGCTGGCAAGCTGACCTCGCTGGACTTTAGCCTATTCAA ATGCCTGCGCTTTATGTCTGAGTACAGCAGCTGCCTGTTTCAGGGCTATGGAGTGCTCGCTGATCCGCCTTCGAAGCTGCGGACTGTCGCCAAAACTGACAGCTTTGTGATACTCGACTGGAATAAGCCGAAGCGACTGGCGGACACGGTGACCACGTTCCATGTCAAGTTCCGTCGCCTGGGAGTCGGCGATGACTATCTAACGGTGGAGAAG CGTCAGCCGCCACTCATTCTCGAAGGTCTTGAGGCGGACATTTACTATGAGTTCTATGTGGTATCAATTAATGCGTATGGCAAAAGCGAACCATCTCCACGTCTCATTACACGCACCCTGGCCGCCGAGCTCGATCTAACGCCGGTTGCCAAATACAACATGTCGACGTGTTGCCAAGCCTCTGGTCTCTTGCCACAATGCGCTCCACTCTGCTCTTATAACATTCGGCTGTCGGACATTGAAAATCTCGGACCAACGTGTCGTGCCCAAATGC CTATTCTGGCACGTTGCGCAGCTGGAGGACGAGATCACAGTCCGTGCTGCAGTCGCCGTGGCGTTATCAATGCCTGCATGCCACTATGCCGCGGTGTCATGCCCCTTGCACTCTCCACCAAATCGACGGCGGCAACCGCTGCATCGACGGCAGCGGGCATCGGAACTCTAACATCAACAGGCTCATCGACGTTGGCGAgcaatgtgccagattgttTATCCTACGCTGGCAACATTCTGCAGTGCTTCGAGGAAG GCACAAATAATATACCCGGACCACCAGAAGATGTGCATGCAACATCCGTGACGAGCAGAAGCATAAGTCTCGCTTGGACACCGCCCACAGTGGAAACAGCTTCAGCCTCTTCCTCCGCCACCGCGGCAACGCCTGTCGACATGATAACTGGCGATGAACTGGCTGCAGCAGCCGGCATTGTGGCTGGTGACGTTGCGACAGCAGCCGAgacatcgacaacgacaacatcgaAGTCGGCGGACACTGCAAGTGCAACGAATGCAGATGatattgattttgttgtgCAATATGGACGAGTGAATAATATGACCATGTACGAAACCATCGCGAAGCTGGAGAAT GAATTGACCACCAACGAGACCAGCATCGATTTGACCAATTTGGATGAGAATACCTTATACCGCATTACGGTTGTGGCACGTGGAAAATTTGGCACATCGCTGCCAGCATCAATGCTGCTGCTCAACACATCGAGTGTTGCTAGCGAAAATG TGCAACATTCAAATGACACCTGGGGAGCACCGTCGCCGCCTCATTCGTTGACCGTGCTCACACACAGTGCCACCTGGATGCAGTTGACATGGCAGCCACCAGAGTATTCGCATCCACACGAGCGCATTACCTACAG GGTCTATCACAAGATGATGAAAACTGACGGCTTCACCAAGATTGAAACAAAGCTGGCTTGGCTGCGACTCACCAATCTGAAGCCCAGTTCGCAGCATGTGCTCTATGTCGAGGCGGTGGGAGAACGTGCCTCCTCGTTGCCCTCAGAGACGCTAGTCGCGTGGACGGATCCCGCTTTGCCTGCCTTTGTCGAT CCACCGACTGTGCATCCGGCGGACAACATACCCGAAGGCGGCTCAATGACCATTCTCTGCCTGGCTCTGGGCAATCCAGCGCCAACCATTTCGCTGTACGTGGGCGGCCACCTGGTGCGTCAGGACACCTCGCGGCACATGGTGACGGTCATACACAATGTATCGGCGGACATGGAGCATGTCTCGTGTTACGCGGACAATGGCTACGGTGTGCCCATGCAGGCAACCAGACGCGTCAACATCTGCT ATCCACCCAAGATACAAGCAGCGGGAATTACAGTGGCCTCGGTGGGCGATGAGGTGGAGCTGCGCTGCACTGTGGACTCGAAGCCAGCGCCCAAGACCATCTTCTGGCGCGATCATGATGGACGCGTCCCTGTGCCCCAAGGTGGCAACTATTATGTGTCCGTTGCTAATGTGTCGACGATTTATACGATGTCGTTGCGCATCAGTAAGCTGCAGGCCAACGATGTTGGCGATTACTTTTGCCATGCCGAGAATCCATTTGGTTCCTCCACGACGCCGGTCTcggtgcgtatacgtaatacgcCGAGCCTGAATCGCAATGTGTCACAATGTTGCGCCGAGCAGAACGTTTCGCTGGCATGTCGCGATGCCTGCACTTACTACGTCGACTTTGATGCGATTGCCAATCGCCCTGAATGCATTGTGGACTTTGATAAGTTGATGAAGTGCGCCGCCGATGGTTCCGACCATCGTTCTTGCTGTGCCGAGGAGCATGTGCCGCGCAAGTGCCTCAATTGGTGTCGTGGCGAAACGGTGCGTGCGAAGGAGATCTGCAGTCTGCAGTATTCGCGCACCATCATCGGTTGCTTTGAGAAGAATCGTGATCGATTGCCGGGTCCGCCGGAGAACATTGTGGTCAGCGTGATGTCCGATAATGAGGTGAACATTAA ATGGGACGCACCAACAAAGAATCCAAATGCCGTCGACGGCTATAGAATATATTACCATGAGGCCGCCGTAGTGCCGCCAACGTCGTCGCCCAGCGAATCTTCGATGGAGCCTGCGTCTACGTCGGATACCATGAATAATGCAACAAGTAtgggcaacggcaacagcaacaacaatcagatAATGTTGGCGGGTGTACTGGAGATAAAACGCATCGACGTAAAGGACACAACAATAAGCATTAATGGGCTTAAGAAAGACGTGCTGTATGAGCTTGTGGTTAAGGCTGGCAATTCATATG GTGCCAGCGTACTCACTGATCCGATTAGATTCACGCTGGGGGAGCAGCATGTGACCTCGGCAACCAGCAGCTACTCCAGCGCCGTTGGCACAATCAGTGGCATTGTGGCAAGCATTTTGGCTATACTCCTGGCAGCGGCAGCCATTGTGTTCTATCGTCGGCATCGTTCGCATCACGGCAAGGCGGGCAATGGCAATGTCGCATTCGAGAATCCCACATATACGCGGGGTCTGGAGCAGGTGCAG TTGCCAACTGTGACATCGGCCatcacaacacaacagcaccaacagcagccgcaTAACAATGGCAGCAATCACACAcaaggcagcaacagcaacagtcagAGCCACAGTCATAGTCAcagcagtcacagtcacaatGGCAATGGCTATGGTGTTGCAGCCACAATGACGACATCCACGTCcacggcgacagcgacgcccGATACGGGGACCACAGCGAATGGCAGTAGGCATCACCAGAGCAATGGCCATCGCAATGGCCTCTCAGATGCGGCGCATCATTTTCACAACCCGCTCAGCAACACGCAGTGCAATGAAGTAAATCCCTCAATTTATGAAGAGCTCAAGCTTGGCCAAGAAGGTGCTGGATTTAAGAAACTTGTGCCATAA